The following coding sequences are from one Treponema bryantii window:
- the xseB gene encoding exodeoxyribonuclease VII small subunit — MNTFEENLAKLEKLTSDIKRSDISLEDALKDFEEGIKLASGMEKQLDEIEGKIQILMNEPQPVSKDNPPQLDLFSDDSEVNGTRR, encoded by the coding sequence ATGAATACATTTGAAGAAAATTTAGCAAAACTTGAAAAACTCACATCAGATATAAAACGCAGCGATATTTCACTCGAAGATGCACTCAAGGATTTTGAAGAAGGAATTAAGCTTGCTTCCGGTATGGAAAAGCAGCTTGATGAAATTGAAGGCAAAATCCAGATTCTCATGAATGAACCACAGCCTGTATCTAAAGACAATCCTCCTCAGCTTGATCTTTTTTCTGATGACAGCGAAGTAAACGGAACCAGAAGATGA
- the mutL gene encoding DNA mismatch repair endonuclease MutL, translating into MSLEHPVRTLNPEVARKIAAGEVIDRPNAIIRELMDNSIDAGATSITVEITGGGIEKIRIIDNGGGMTREDLENCARPHATSKIENEVDLMNLSTLGFRGEALASIAAVARLSIQSGGYKMRASITEDHIIEPATELQGTIVQSEGLFENFPARRQFLKRPATEGIMCRNIFIEKALSRPDISFRFVSDGETKIDLPANQSIKDRFVSANSYSEPAELFYELSGNAGGSSPEWSFTVVIGEPAVSRSNKKEIFIYANGRRIQEYALVQAVEYGAQGYFPNGTYPVAAVFAQIRPDLIDFNIHPAKREARFSDISALHHGLSSTIKTFFHQYTYANFSEDKPADEARIQEFSFEVPEKTTSSFPSVSYSRPASSAVSAPSSSKAAADYSIHEKHISYKPSETKSEALSDFRSKYLGIKSDTSSLAEQALSAASENNKNFDAPKHSQVKYIGPCLGTFLLAEKNNCLYIIDQHAVHERILFDKLMNSQGEAGRQPLLIPYKIKTESKTQDNQLEKLKTELTRIGFETEHVSDGYWEIKTIPERWTGTEYDLRTLLFVKQVEPKEIIRSIAAMTACKAAVKDGYVLDEITAARLVEQAFTLEDPHCPHGRPIYTVISREKLFELVKRT; encoded by the coding sequence ATGAGCTTAGAACACCCTGTACGAACTCTGAATCCTGAAGTAGCACGCAAAATTGCTGCCGGAGAAGTAATTGACCGCCCTAACGCAATTATCCGCGAACTTATGGATAATTCCATTGATGCTGGAGCAACAAGCATAACTGTAGAAATTACCGGCGGCGGTATAGAAAAAATCAGAATAATTGATAACGGCGGCGGAATGACCCGTGAGGACCTTGAAAATTGTGCCCGTCCTCATGCTACAAGCAAAATTGAAAATGAAGTCGATTTAATGAATCTTTCAACACTTGGATTCCGCGGTGAAGCCCTTGCATCAATTGCTGCAGTAGCAAGACTTTCCATTCAAAGCGGCGGCTACAAAATGCGCGCAAGTATTACCGAAGACCACATTATTGAACCAGCTACAGAACTACAGGGAACAATCGTACAGTCAGAAGGACTTTTTGAGAATTTTCCAGCCCGCCGTCAATTCTTAAAAAGACCTGCAACAGAAGGCATAATGTGCCGTAACATATTTATAGAAAAAGCTCTTTCAAGACCTGATATTTCATTCAGATTTGTATCAGATGGTGAAACTAAAATAGACTTACCGGCAAATCAGTCTATAAAAGACCGTTTTGTAAGTGCAAACAGCTATTCAGAACCTGCAGAACTTTTTTATGAACTTTCTGGAAATGCCGGTGGAAGTTCTCCTGAATGGTCATTTACTGTAGTAATTGGAGAACCTGCTGTCAGCCGTTCAAATAAAAAAGAAATCTTTATCTATGCAAATGGAAGAAGAATTCAGGAATACGCTCTTGTACAGGCTGTTGAATATGGTGCACAGGGATATTTTCCAAACGGAACTTATCCGGTTGCTGCAGTTTTTGCACAAATCAGACCAGACCTTATAGATTTTAATATTCATCCTGCAAAACGTGAAGCACGCTTTTCTGACATTTCTGCCCTGCACCATGGTTTAAGCAGTACAATTAAAACCTTCTTCCATCAGTATACATATGCTAATTTCTCTGAAGATAAGCCTGCTGATGAAGCGAGAATCCAGGAATTCAGTTTTGAAGTTCCTGAAAAAACAACTTCATCTTTTCCTTCAGTTTCTTACAGTCGGCCAGCTTCTTCAGCAGTTTCTGCTCCATCTTCTTCAAAAGCTGCAGCAGACTACTCAATTCACGAAAAACATATTTCATACAAGCCTTCAGAGACAAAATCTGAAGCACTTTCTGATTTCCGCTCTAAATATCTTGGAATAAAATCAGATACAAGTTCTCTTGCAGAACAGGCTCTTTCTGCGGCTTCGGAAAATAATAAAAATTTCGATGCTCCAAAACATTCTCAGGTAAAATATATCGGACCATGTCTGGGTACATTCCTTCTCGCAGAAAAAAATAACTGCCTCTACATTATTGATCAGCACGCAGTTCATGAACGCATTCTTTTTGACAAACTTATGAATTCACAGGGAGAAGCCGGAAGACAGCCTCTTCTTATCCCATATAAAATCAAAACAGAATCAAAAACTCAGGATAATCAGCTTGAAAAACTGAAAACAGAGCTTACAAGAATCGGCTTTGAAACAGAACATGTATCTGACGGTTACTGGGAAATCAAAACAATTCCAGAACGATGGACAGGAACTGAATACGATCTAAGAACTCTTCTTTTTGTAAAACAGGTTGAGCCTAAAGAAATAATCCGCTCAATTGCAGCAATGACAGCCTGTAAAGCAGCCGTAAAAGATGGTTATGTTCTTGATGAAATTACAGCCGCCCGCCTTGTAGAGCAGGCCTTTACACTTGAAGATCCGCACTGCCCTCATGGCCGCCCGATTTACACTGTAATCAGCAGGGAAAAACTTTTTGAACTTGTAAAGCGCACTTAA
- the xseA gene encoding exodeoxyribonuclease VII large subunit, with protein sequence MNGPGLPENMVFSVSQITDLIKEILETSFRSIVIEGEISNWRPSAAGHIYFTLKDNNAQIKAVIFRGAAMKLNFRPKDGDKVRCTGNLSVYAPQGNYQIIVNTMEIAGAGNILQMLEERKRKLAAEGLFDESNKKMLPKYPRTIGVVTSPTGAAIRDILNVTKRRNPGMNVIVLPAIVQGDGAAQTICKMIEIANFYELCDILIVGRGGGSLEDLLPFSEESVVRAVAASKIPTISAVGHEIDWALCDYSADRRAPTPSAAAEMAVPQQADIRTNLETYKETLYTAITQKTGATRLLIKSFNPESLEVRFRNIQQPLLNRFATARDNLLLNINEKIRDLRIRLDTNKTILENASPQTIFDRGYSMVTDENGKIIRSSEQVSEGAKLTITPAEGKIHAVVTK encoded by the coding sequence ATGAACGGACCGGGCTTACCCGAAAACATGGTTTTCAGCGTATCACAGATTACAGACCTCATAAAAGAGATTCTGGAAACTTCCTTTAGAAGCATAGTAATAGAAGGAGAAATCTCTAACTGGCGTCCGAGTGCTGCTGGTCACATATATTTCACATTAAAAGACAATAATGCTCAGATAAAAGCTGTTATTTTCCGTGGTGCAGCAATGAAATTGAATTTCCGCCCTAAAGACGGAGACAAAGTGCGCTGTACTGGAAATCTTTCTGTTTACGCGCCTCAGGGAAATTACCAGATAATAGTAAATACAATGGAAATTGCCGGCGCGGGAAACATTCTTCAGATGCTTGAAGAACGAAAACGCAAACTGGCGGCAGAAGGGCTTTTTGATGAAAGCAATAAAAAGATGCTTCCTAAATATCCTCGGACTATTGGTGTTGTAACCAGTCCAACGGGAGCAGCAATTCGGGATATTCTGAACGTTACTAAGCGACGAAATCCCGGAATGAATGTAATTGTTCTTCCTGCTATTGTTCAGGGAGACGGTGCTGCCCAGACTATCTGTAAAATGATAGAGATTGCAAATTTTTATGAGCTTTGTGATATTCTGATTGTAGGACGCGGTGGTGGTTCTCTGGAAGATCTTTTACCATTCAGCGAAGAAAGTGTTGTAAGAGCCGTTGCCGCTTCAAAAATCCCGACGATTAGTGCTGTAGGCCATGAAATTGACTGGGCTCTTTGTGATTATTCTGCAGACCGTAGAGCTCCTACTCCTTCTGCAGCTGCAGAAATGGCAGTACCACAGCAGGCTGACATCCGTACAAATCTGGAAACTTATAAAGAAACACTTTATACAGCAATTACTCAGAAAACAGGTGCAACCCGACTATTGATTAAATCTTTTAATCCGGAAAGCCTTGAAGTTCGTTTCAGAAACATCCAGCAGCCATTGCTGAACCGTTTTGCTACAGCCCGCGATAATCTTTTATTGAATATAAATGAAAAAATCCGGGACCTTCGCATAAGACTGGATACAAACAAAACAATACTTGAGAATGCTAGTCCACAAACCATTTTTGACCGTGGATACTCCATGGTTACAGATGAAAATGGAAAGATAATAAGAAGCTCTGAACAGGTTTCAGAAGGGGCAAAACTGACAATTACACCTGCGGAAGGAAAGATTCACGCAGTAGTAACAAAATAA
- a CDS encoding tetratricopeptide repeat protein, producing MLIIIIAIFAVVIISLLIIILKNFVSPKRIEAVPRLIKQGKTQNAIKIAKQILAKDPKNYLAHYYLGKAYIKENRTELAVIEYKNVNDNALFGEGINELSFRSEYSQLLLKYNQQNEALKNFLLLTKLDPQNAENFYQVGRIYEDQNRYDLALGFMQKCAMLDKKHAKAHAEIGLMLYRTKQFNEAKKEIDMAIKLSPETYSSYYYLGKILKDAKDLQGAIKAFEKAQRDPDVKQKAIIEHGSCFMIAGRIDNALVDFQRAIELDKEGTQSETLYARYFLAACYEKSRKIDKAIEQWEVIYKKNKGFRDVSAKLSEYKDLQANDYLKDYLTCSNEEFPIICRNATIKGLNLQVLSCDQKKWGCQITGVNKSDESWMAVRKQVIFIRFYREPEPVEEAQIHESLDTMKSMNSVKAFLFSSSGFNTAAKRYAENRPIELVEKQKLEALLSKAGE from the coding sequence ATGCTTATTATCATTATAGCTATTTTTGCCGTAGTAATCATATCACTTCTTATCATAATATTAAAAAATTTTGTATCCCCAAAAAGAATCGAAGCAGTTCCTCGTCTTATTAAACAGGGTAAAACTCAAAATGCCATTAAAATTGCAAAGCAGATTCTTGCTAAAGATCCAAAGAATTATCTTGCACACTATTATCTTGGTAAAGCCTATATAAAGGAAAACAGAACAGAACTTGCTGTAATTGAATATAAGAATGTAAACGACAATGCGCTTTTTGGTGAAGGAATCAATGAACTTTCCTTCCGTTCTGAATATTCACAGCTTCTTCTTAAGTACAACCAGCAGAATGAAGCACTTAAAAACTTCCTTCTTTTAACAAAGCTGGATCCTCAGAATGCAGAAAACTTTTATCAGGTTGGAAGAATCTACGAGGATCAGAACCGTTATGACTTAGCACTCGGCTTTATGCAGAAATGTGCAATGCTCGACAAAAAACATGCAAAAGCACATGCAGAAATAGGTCTTATGCTTTACCGTACTAAGCAGTTTAATGAAGCTAAAAAAGAAATCGATATGGCAATTAAGCTTAGTCCGGAAACTTATTCTTCCTACTATTATCTTGGAAAAATCTTAAAAGATGCAAAAGACCTTCAGGGAGCTATTAAAGCCTTTGAAAAAGCACAGCGCGACCCGGATGTAAAGCAGAAAGCCATTATAGAACACGGTTCCTGCTTTATGATTGCCGGAAGAATAGACAATGCGCTTGTAGATTTCCAGAGAGCTATTGAGCTCGATAAGGAAGGAACACAGTCCGAAACACTTTATGCACGTTATTTCCTTGCTGCCTGTTATGAAAAAAGCCGTAAAATTGACAAAGCTATTGAGCAGTGGGAAGTTATTTACAAAAAAAATAAAGGCTTTAGAGATGTATCTGCTAAGCTTTCAGAATACAAAGACCTTCAGGCAAACGACTATCTTAAAGATTATCTAACCTGTAGTAATGAAGAGTTCCCTATTATCTGCCGTAATGCAACAATCAAGGGTCTGAACCTTCAGGTTCTTTCCTGCGACCAGAAAAAATGGGGATGTCAGATTACAGGTGTAAACAAAAGTGATGAATCCTGGATGGCCGTACGTAAACAGGTCATTTTCATCAGATTTTACCGCGAACCAGAGCCTGTTGAAGAAGCTCAGATTCATGAATCTCTGGACACAATGAAATCTATGAACAGTGTAAAAGCCTTTCTTTTTTCAAGCTCGGGCTTTAATACCGCAGCAAAACGTTATGCAGAAAACAGACCTATTGAGCTTGTAGAAAAACAGAAGCTTGAAGCATTGCTTTCAAAAGCTGGTGAATAA
- a CDS encoding metallophosphoesterase, whose product MKILCVSDYVDPLIYNQNVKEAFADIDLILCAGDLPMDYVDFIVSVFNKPTYFVFGNHDLKEYHLYHRESRLDGSRFTKSYDQSIHGHGATYLGFKCFINDNLVFEDPQTGKKTPLLIAGASGTVRYNNGLCQFTEAQMKFKLLKLVPKLIYNKLKYGRYLDIFMTHASPRHIHDHEDPCHLGFECYNWFLERFKPTYMVHGHIHLYDLREERIGKYYDSTVVNAYAHYVIELPMKTTEQKDN is encoded by the coding sequence ATGAAGATTTTATGTGTTTCCGATTATGTAGACCCGCTTATCTATAATCAGAATGTAAAGGAAGCCTTTGCCGACATAGATTTAATACTCTGTGCAGGCGACCTTCCAATGGATTATGTTGATTTTATTGTATCAGTATTTAATAAGCCTACATATTTTGTATTCGGAAACCATGATTTAAAGGAATATCACTTATATCATAGAGAAAGCCGACTTGACGGCTCTCGTTTTACCAAAAGTTATGACCAGTCAATTCATGGACATGGTGCAACCTATTTGGGTTTCAAATGTTTTATAAACGATAACTTAGTATTTGAAGACCCTCAAACTGGTAAAAAAACACCACTTTTAATTGCAGGAGCTTCAGGTACTGTTCGTTATAATAATGGACTCTGTCAGTTTACAGAAGCTCAGATGAAATTCAAGCTTTTAAAACTGGTACCAAAGTTGATTTATAACAAGTTAAAATATGGAAGATATCTTGATATTTTCATGACACATGCTTCTCCACGGCATATTCATGATCATGAAGATCCCTGCCATCTTGGTTTTGAATGCTATAACTGGTTTCTGGAACGTTTTAAGCCAACTTATATGGTTCACGGGCATATTCATCTTTATGATTTACGTGAAGAACGAATTGGAAAATATTATGATTCCACTGTGGTCAATGCATATGCGCATTATGTAATTGAACTGCCTATGAAAACAACAGAACAAAAGGACAACTAA
- a CDS encoding spiro-SPASM protein → MKTIVIFYDNDSSYSKEKAFNGKSAVELSKNWAESLGLPSFTVKSETLTQLLCEMKELCTKENAETAVFSFIDLPFLDKKLSQKIIDSHITYKSEYTFADGYPYGFSPEALNAGTIGILAELSKTTQASLGEQPVSREGLYNLIKTNINSFDVETVIADSDWRLLRLSFHCGKKDNFMQCKALFDAASKEDFDDVEKLSAIASKNTACLKTVPGFYNIQIADKVAFDSIYSPYCKAYGEKFGSSPLSLSSDTFMAFDKITSLIDKIAGFSENAVIGLSAWGEPLNHPDFLKIVEKILSYQGLSVFLETDGLSITSELCQKLYEIVNKAAPRTHQWQKIMLAVTLDAASDATYQRIHKNASEGAFAAAVNAVSLLQNAIPGCVYPQFVRMNENEAELEAFFRYWNEKTNPSGGNLIIQKYDDFAGLLPDCKPADLSPLDRDPCWHLRRDLTILSNGEVPQCRACVLCGKNGNSLGNVFTDSLEEIWKKNDELLINHINKKYCNKCEKCDEWYTFNF, encoded by the coding sequence ATGAAAACCATAGTAATTTTTTATGACAACGACTCTTCATATTCAAAAGAAAAAGCCTTCAATGGTAAATCTGCAGTAGAACTTTCAAAAAACTGGGCAGAAAGCCTTGGTCTGCCTTCATTTACAGTAAAATCTGAAACTCTAACCCAGCTTCTTTGCGAAATGAAGGAGCTTTGCACTAAAGAAAATGCTGAAACGGCTGTTTTTTCTTTTATAGACCTTCCGTTTCTTGATAAGAAACTGTCTCAGAAAATCATAGATTCACATATAACATATAAATCTGAATATACTTTTGCAGATGGATATCCTTATGGTTTTTCACCAGAAGCACTAAATGCCGGAACAATCGGTATTCTTGCAGAACTTTCAAAAACTACCCAAGCCTCTCTTGGAGAACAGCCGGTAAGCAGAGAGGGATTATATAATCTTATAAAAACTAATATCAATTCTTTTGATGTTGAAACAGTAATTGCAGACTCAGACTGGAGACTTTTAAGACTTTCCTTTCATTGCGGTAAAAAAGATAACTTTATGCAGTGTAAAGCATTGTTTGATGCAGCTTCAAAAGAAGATTTTGATGATGTTGAAAAACTTTCTGCTATTGCAAGTAAAAATACAGCCTGTCTTAAAACAGTTCCTGGCTTTTATAATATTCAGATAGCAGATAAGGTAGCTTTTGATTCAATTTATTCTCCATATTGTAAAGCTTATGGAGAAAAGTTTGGAAGTTCACCACTTTCATTATCATCTGATACTTTTATGGCTTTTGATAAAATCACCAGCCTTATAGATAAAATTGCCGGTTTTAGTGAAAATGCAGTTATCGGTCTTTCTGCCTGGGGAGAGCCTCTCAATCATCCGGATTTCCTGAAAATTGTCGAAAAGATTCTTTCTTATCAGGGACTTTCAGTTTTCCTGGAAACAGACGGTCTTTCAATAACTTCAGAGCTGTGTCAGAAGCTTTATGAAATTGTAAATAAGGCAGCGCCTCGTACACATCAATGGCAGAAAATTATGCTTGCAGTAACTCTAGATGCAGCTTCAGATGCAACCTATCAGAGAATACATAAAAATGCTTCGGAAGGGGCTTTTGCAGCAGCAGTAAATGCTGTTTCACTTCTTCAAAATGCAATTCCTGGCTGTGTTTACCCTCAGTTTGTAAGAATGAATGAAAACGAAGCAGAACTGGAAGCCTTTTTCCGTTACTGGAATGAAAAAACAAATCCTTCTGGTGGAAATCTTATTATTCAAAAATATGATGATTTTGCTGGCCTGCTGCCGGATTGCAAACCTGCAGACCTTTCTCCTTTAGACCGCGATCCTTGCTGGCATCTCCGCCGCGACCTTACAATCCTGTCAAACGGAGAAGTTCCACAGTGCCGCGCCTGCGTACTCTGCGGCAAAAATGGAAACTCACTTGGTAATGTATTTACAGATTCTCTTGAAGAAATCTGGAAGAAAAACGATGAGCTTTTAATAAATCATATAAATAAAAAATATTGCAATAAATGCGAGAAATGCGATGAATGGTATACCTTTAACTTTTAG
- a CDS encoding tetratricopeptide repeat protein: MKIKVKVILFTAFIFFAAYLSAQNSGAGNSGLSRGESLFKENNAKDAVQVLEYEILNGQISDNSYNFLGLGYYQLGEYDKSIDAFRRGMKAQPDNKKLLSYNMGNTYYAMKDYASAVSSYSEALNADPLFYDALLNRANALLMSGQLVSAKDDYIDFVNKCPDNPQRERIELLIKALEEEIARREEEARLLAEQNKAQWEEYDGNLNEKRKESFSPDWEKVEAGIENNKKAAENPEWERINGENPEAVVENKTQEKITASDTENEGTRVDWEEFEHDGSSSLAVSEEVVDDVEDWMTFSDDELDEMKELEKQSREEHEKWLEEERRRNQELANREAKVRQKEQEAALEDERRLREQLLEDMRKSEEERRKKLLEDVANSLQGSDSTNLTSGAEDLIEYDLEGELD; this comes from the coding sequence ATGAAAATTAAAGTAAAGGTTATACTTTTTACAGCATTTATTTTTTTCGCAGCATATCTTTCTGCTCAGAACTCTGGTGCAGGTAATTCTGGATTGTCACGTGGAGAATCCCTGTTTAAGGAAAACAATGCAAAGGATGCTGTTCAGGTACTTGAGTATGAAATCCTTAATGGTCAGATTTCAGATAATTCCTATAATTTTCTGGGATTGGGATACTATCAGCTTGGTGAATATGATAAATCCATAGATGCCTTCAGACGCGGAATGAAAGCACAGCCGGATAATAAAAAACTTCTTTCCTATAATATGGGAAATACTTATTACGCTATGAAGGATTATGCATCAGCTGTAAGCAGCTATTCAGAAGCTCTCAATGCAGATCCTCTTTTTTATGATGCACTTTTGAACCGCGCAAATGCACTTTTAATGTCAGGACAGCTTGTTTCTGCAAAAGATGATTATATTGATTTTGTAAATAAATGCCCGGATAATCCTCAGAGAGAACGAATTGAACTTTTGATAAAGGCTCTGGAAGAGGAAATTGCCCGCAGAGAAGAAGAAGCAAGACTTCTTGCTGAACAGAATAAAGCTCAGTGGGAAGAATACGATGGAAATCTGAATGAAAAACGAAAAGAATCGTTCTCTCCAGACTGGGAGAAGGTAGAAGCTGGAATTGAAAATAATAAAAAGGCAGCTGAAAATCCGGAGTGGGAGAGAATAAACGGAGAAAATCCGGAAGCTGTTGTAGAAAATAAAACTCAGGAAAAAATTACTGCTTCAGATACAGAAAATGAAGGTACAAGAGTTGATTGGGAAGAATTTGAACATGATGGAAGTTCTTCTCTTGCAGTTTCAGAAGAAGTAGTAGATGATGTTGAAGACTGGATGACCTTTAGTGATGATGAGCTTGATGAAATGAAAGAGCTCGAAAAACAGTCTCGTGAAGAACATGAAAAATGGCTTGAGGAAGAAAGAAGACGAAATCAGGAACTTGCAAATCGTGAAGCAAAAGTCCGCCAGAAAGAGCAGGAAGCTGCCCTTGAGGATGAACGCAGACTCAGAGAACAGCTGCTTGAAGATATGAGAAAATCAGAAGAAGAAAGACGAAAAAAGCTTCTTGAAGATGTTGCAAATTCATTGCAGGGAAGTGATTCAACAAATCTTACTTCTGGAGCTGAAGATTTGATAGAATATGATCTGGAAGGGGAACTGGATTAG
- a CDS encoding tetratricopeptide repeat protein has product MEFKRWKDLSDEEKDKRLKKICSYAASALFIIIFLLILMKCEACSSTYRHNRDFSDGRGHAYGERLSGNDLFADDYDTIIQSDSEKDDAEKAAELEAARLKAAEEEEARLKAEKKAAEKAESEKAEAERLAAEKKNQKAEEEKIKKAEAKKAAEEKKIKAAEEAARKKAADDKKKAEEAARKKAADYRKKAEEAARKKAEDDKKKAEENARRKAEEDKKKAEEAARKKAEEDRKKAEQTAKQKAEEEQRIKKALEEAERNRLNAEKAENEKNISKLDDISKKLENATSEAEKQKLLDEGVALANKLIENGVENDSAHYILSQDAQKKKDYNRALTELEKAIALNESNYLYYYDMGKLQYLLRRYNDAKVSFIRSVELNDHFSPSVYNLGLTYVKLNDENSALTSFKKSVSINPEYEKGYIEQARVYNRQGKLAECVKAYDNLIKLFPDNTSAIMELGSVYYQYGKYAESEAQYKKALDKLNKSETKTLTAYNLSKVLYDDKKYAEASRYGWIAYDEKDFLLNEVQQANVTYNYALIQEKNNKIEDAKKLYKEALALNPTHIKSKINLSVLYMAEGNEEPDKALSLLLDAYKTDSKDFSVNNNLGTAYMLKEDYASAEKYYKAALEIIPEDDDALLNLANSQVKGGKLTDAIANFTKITSKNPDNLEAYVGLAKAQIQAGDGSSAYKNLLYVRNKNPSFRKAEVQSLIAVFE; this is encoded by the coding sequence ATGGAATTCAAACGTTGGAAAGATTTATCAGATGAGGAAAAAGATAAACGTCTCAAAAAAATCTGTAGTTATGCTGCCTCTGCGCTTTTTATAATCATTTTTTTACTCATTCTCATGAAATGTGAGGCCTGCAGCAGTACTTATCGTCATAATAGAGACTTTTCTGATGGGCGCGGTCATGCTTATGGTGAAAGATTATCTGGAAATGACTTGTTTGCTGATGATTATGATACAATAATCCAGTCTGATTCTGAAAAGGATGATGCTGAGAAAGCTGCTGAACTTGAAGCTGCCAGACTAAAAGCAGCAGAAGAGGAAGAAGCACGTCTGAAAGCTGAAAAAAAAGCTGCAGAAAAAGCCGAGTCTGAAAAGGCTGAAGCAGAACGCCTGGCTGCAGAAAAAAAGAATCAGAAAGCCGAAGAAGAAAAGATTAAAAAAGCAGAAGCAAAGAAAGCCGCGGAAGAAAAGAAAATAAAGGCCGCAGAAGAAGCAGCCCGCAAAAAGGCCGCAGATGACAAGAAAAAGGCGGAAGAAGCTGCTCGTAAGAAAGCTGCAGACTACAGAAAAAAGGCAGAAGAAGCTGCTCGTAAGAAAGCCGAAGACGACAAGAAAAAAGCAGAAGAAAATGCCCGCAGAAAGGCAGAAGAAGATAAAAAGAAAGCAGAAGAAGCTGCCCGTAAAAAAGCAGAGGAAGATAGAAAGAAAGCAGAACAAACTGCTAAGCAGAAAGCCGAAGAAGAACAGCGTATTAAAAAAGCTTTAGAAGAGGCAGAAAGAAACCGACTTAATGCAGAAAAAGCCGAAAACGAAAAAAATATCTCAAAACTCGATGACATCTCAAAAAAACTTGAAAATGCAACATCAGAGGCAGAAAAACAGAAGTTGTTAGATGAAGGTGTCGCACTTGCTAATAAACTTATAGAAAACGGTGTTGAAAATGACTCTGCTCATTATATTCTTTCTCAGGATGCGCAGAAGAAAAAAGATTATAACCGTGCTTTAACAGAACTAGAAAAAGCAATCGCACTAAATGAATCAAATTATCTTTATTATTATGATATGGGTAAACTTCAGTATCTTTTGAGAAGATATAATGATGCTAAAGTTTCCTTTATAAGGTCCGTAGAATTAAACGATCATTTTTCACCTAGTGTCTATAATCTTGGTCTTACTTATGTAAAACTAAATGATGAAAACAGTGCACTCACTTCGTTTAAAAAATCAGTTTCTATAAATCCTGAATATGAAAAAGGTTATATTGAACAGGCAAGAGTTTATAACCGCCAGGGAAAACTTGCAGAATGCGTAAAGGCTTATGATAATCTTATCAAATTATTCCCAGATAATACTTCTGCAATTATGGAATTGGGCTCGGTTTATTATCAATATGGAAAATATGCAGAATCAGAAGCACAGTATAAAAAAGCACTTGATAAATTAAATAAGAGTGAAACTAAAACTTTAACAGCCTATAATCTTTCAAAAGTTTTATATGATGATAAAAAATATGCAGAAGCATCACGTTATGGCTGGATTGCGTATGATGAAAAGGATTTCTTATTAAATGAAGTTCAGCAGGCAAATGTAACTTACAATTATGCCTTAATTCAGGAAAAGAATAATAAAATAGAAGATGCAAAAAAATTGTATAAAGAAGCACTGGCGCTTAATCCAACTCATATAAAATCAAAGATAAATCTCAGTGTGCTTTATATGGCAGAAGGCAATGAGGAACCTGATAAAGCTTTGTCCCTTCTTCTTGATGCCTACAAAACTGACAGCAAAGATTTCAGTGTAAACAATAATCTGGGAACAGCTTATATGCTCAAAGAAGATTATGCTTCTGCTGAAAAATACTATAAAGCAGCTCTGGAAATTATACCTGAAGATGATGACGCTTTATTGAATCTTGCAAATTCTCAGGTAAAGGGCGGAAAACTGACTGACGCAATTGCGAACTTCACAAAAATTACTTCTAAAAATCCTGATAATCTTGAAGCTTATGTAGGACTTGCAAAAGCTCAGATTCAGGCTGGAGATGGAAGCAGTGCATACAAAAATCTTTTGTATGTAAGAAACAAGAATCCATCTTTCAGAAAAGCCGAAGTTCAGAGCCTGATTGCAGTATTTGAATAA